Part of the Thermomicrobiales bacterium genome is shown below.
CGCCATGCGTTATGCCAATCGGGAGAATCGACACTGACGCTTGGGGGAGAGATGCCGGAGCTGGAGTTGGGCGCGGTCTGGCTCGGTGAGGAGCGGGTCAATTTCACTGTCTGGGCACCAAAGGCGCGCACTGTTGAAGTGCACCTGCTTGATGAGCAGTCACGTTACATCGCGCTCGAGCCGCGTGAACACGGCTACTTCAGCGCTGTCGTCGACGGCATCAGCCCTGGCGACCGCTACACCTATCGTCTCGACGGCAGCGACGAGTGGCCGGACCCGGCCTCGCGGTACCAGCCCGACGGCGTGCACAGCCCCTCAGCGATTGTCGATCCTGCGTTCGTCTGGACGGACGCCGACTGGCGTGGGATCGCCCAGGACGAGCTGATCATCTACGAGTTGCACGTCGGCACTTTCTCATCCGAGGGTACCTTCGATGGTGTCATCCCGTTCCTGCCCTATCTCAGCGATCTGGGCGTGACGGCGATTGAGCTGCTGCCGGTCGTCCAGTTCCCCGGCGAGCGCAACTGGGGATATGACGGCGTCGATCTGTTCGCTCCGCACTCCGCTTATGGTGGGCCGGAGGGCCTGCGCCGCCTCGTCGATGCCTGCCACGCGCACGGCCTCGCTGTCCTGCTCGATGTCGTCTACAACCATCTCGGGCCGGAGGGCAACTACCTCACCAAGTTCGGCCACTACTTCACCGATCGTTACCACACGCCATGGGGCGAT
Proteins encoded:
- a CDS encoding alpha-amylase family glycosyl hydrolase — encoded protein: MPELELGAVWLGEERVNFTVWAPKARTVEVHLLDEQSRYIALEPREHGYFSAVVDGISPGDRYTYRLDGSDEWPDPASRYQPDGVHSPSAIVDPAFVWTDADWRGIAQDELIIYELHVGTFSSEGTFDGVIPFLPYLSDLGVTAIELLPVVQFPGERNWGYDGVDLFAPHSAYGGPEGLRRLVDACHAHGLAVLLDVVYNHLGPEGNYLTKFGHYFTDRYHTPWGDAVNVDGPWSDEVRRFFVENALYWTREYHIDGFRLDATDRIIDESATHFLRQLS